A part of Arachis hypogaea cultivar Tifrunner chromosome 12, arahy.Tifrunner.gnm2.J5K5, whole genome shotgun sequence genomic DNA contains:
- the LOC112730323 gene encoding uncharacterized protein has translation MSVCLRYVNKEGQVREHFLGLVHISNTNALSLKLALESLLETYNLSLSRVRDQGYDGASNMQGEFNGLKTLILKENSYAFYVHCFAHQLQLALVTVAKKQVEIDLLFNLLTNLCNIVGASYKRRDMLRDSQMTKTIEALQSGKVSNGHGLNQEITLKKAGVTRWGSHYGTILRLISLFPSVVNVLEYVEEDGNNSE, from the coding sequence ATGTCAGTTTGTTTAAGGTATGTGAATAAAGAAGGGCAAGTTAGAGAGCATTTTCTTGGTCTTGTTCATATTTCTAATACTAATGCTTTATCTCTAAAATTAGCATTGGAGTCATTATTAGAAACATATAATTTAAGTTTATCAAGAGTACGTGACCAGGGATATGATGGTGCAAGTAACATGCAAGGAGAATTTAATGGTTTGAAAACTTtgatattaaaagaaaattctTATGCTTTCTATGTACATTGTTTTGCCCACCAACTTCAGTTAGCTCTTGTAACGGTTGCAAAAAAACAAGTTGAGATTGATTTgctttttaatttgttaactaatttgtGCAATATTGTTGGAGCTTCATATAAACGAAGAGATATGCTTCGTGATAGTCAGATGACTAAGACAATTGAAGCATTACAAAGTGGAAAAGTTTCTAATGGACATGGTTTGAATCAAGAAATAACTTTGAAAAAAGCTGGAGTCACTAGATGGGGTTCACACTATGGAACTATACTTagattaatttctttgtttccttctGTGGTCAATGTTCTTGAATATGTTGAGGAAGATGGAAATAATTCAGAATGA